A part of Solibacillus sp. FSL H8-0538 genomic DNA contains:
- the spoIID gene encoding stage II sporulation protein D has product MLLLIIPLLFFLPILMFKEKVLTDVSQPAPLPCTIYITVDQAEPIELESYLIGVIAAEMPASFHIEALKAQAIASRTYAIYKTNYGQTPIKSTTAHQVFSSPEQREDKWLAAFQQYEAKIEQAVLQTQGQIIMYDALPISAMFHASSNQLTESAQNYSGYAIPYLQSVKSDEQLDPVSQHFTFSDLNTALRTNLAAKNFQSIRLQKNNTNRVSTVQIGTKSWTGREFRDALQLRSTSFTVTPSNSGLTIVTKGYGHGVGMSQHGANEMAGRGDTAAQIIKHYYPKTKIEPAACQPNETNSSN; this is encoded by the coding sequence CGCTGTTATTTTTTTTGCCCATATTAATGTTTAAAGAAAAAGTATTGACTGACGTGTCACAACCGGCTCCTCTACCTTGTACTATTTATATAACGGTAGATCAGGCAGAACCAATTGAACTTGAAAGCTACTTAATTGGTGTTATTGCAGCAGAAATGCCGGCAAGCTTTCATATAGAGGCGCTAAAGGCACAAGCGATTGCCTCTAGAACGTATGCGATTTACAAAACAAATTATGGACAAACCCCGATTAAATCGACAACGGCTCATCAAGTTTTTTCAAGCCCTGAACAGCGTGAGGACAAGTGGTTGGCAGCCTTTCAGCAATACGAAGCGAAAATTGAGCAGGCAGTCTTACAAACGCAAGGGCAAATCATCATGTACGACGCACTACCAATTAGCGCTATGTTCCATGCATCCTCCAATCAGCTAACAGAATCCGCACAAAATTATAGTGGTTATGCAATCCCTTATTTACAGTCTGTAAAGAGCGATGAGCAACTTGACCCTGTTTCGCAGCACTTCACTTTCTCCGATCTAAATACGGCACTTCGCACGAATTTAGCAGCAAAGAATTTTCAATCCATTCGTTTACAAAAAAATAACACTAACCGCGTCAGCACGGTTCAAATCGGAACAAAATCGTGGACGGGCAGGGAGTTTCGGGATGCCTTGCAACTCCGTTCGACGAGCTTTACAGTGACACCATCGAATAGTGGCCTTACGATCGTCACAAAGGGTTACGGCCATGGGGTTGGCATGAGTCAGCACGGTGCAAATGAAATGGCTGGGAGGGGGGATACAGCAGCGCAAATCATCAAGCACTATTACCCAAAAACAAAGATTGAGCCTGCTGCTTGCCAGCCAAATGAAACAAATTCATCCAATTAA
- a CDS encoding M23 family metallopeptidase, whose translation MGEEKQGKPSQKNWQQRPWFWPAVYSGIALAIIALIISYNALIERQEEQLMEETAVPEQTLVETAARQETMKYPFKETYLDKVTVLQDFYDMSADAETRENALLVFKQTFSTSTGISLAINSEPFEVVAAMSGEVAEIKVDEFTGNSITINHTNGMQTRYSSVADVLVKEGDYVGQGEQIATSAQNEWNPSAGIHLHFEVLEEGTPVNPRNLLAF comes from the coding sequence ATGGGAGAAGAAAAACAAGGAAAACCTTCCCAAAAAAATTGGCAACAGCGACCATGGTTTTGGCCAGCTGTTTATAGCGGAATTGCGCTCGCTATTATTGCCCTGATAATTAGCTATAATGCATTAATTGAGCGTCAGGAAGAACAACTCATGGAAGAAACGGCTGTACCGGAACAAACATTGGTAGAAACAGCTGCGCGTCAGGAAACGATGAAATATCCTTTTAAGGAAACTTACTTAGACAAAGTGACTGTGTTGCAAGATTTTTATGATATGAGTGCAGATGCTGAGACTCGTGAAAATGCATTACTTGTTTTTAAGCAAACGTTTTCGACTTCAACAGGCATTTCGCTAGCAATTAATAGCGAGCCGTTTGAAGTAGTGGCCGCAATGAGCGGAGAAGTGGCGGAAATTAAGGTTGATGAGTTTACAGGTAATTCGATTACGATCAACCATACAAACGGCATGCAAACTCGCTATAGCTCGGTTGCTGATGTGCTAGTGAAGGAAGGCGACTATGTAGGGCAAGGCGAGCAAATTGCGACATCTGCTCAAAATGAATGGAATCCTTCAGCTGGTATTCACTTGCACTTTGAAGTATTAGAAGAAGGAACGCCGGTTAATCCGCGTAATCTTCTAGCATTTTAG
- a CDS encoding sporulation transcriptional regulator SpoIIID, with the protein MHEHIRHRCVRLGELLIETGETVRALAKMTGYSKSTVHKDLTERLAQINESLAREVKEVLLYNKSIRHLRGGEATRKKWESKQK; encoded by the coding sequence GTGCACGAACATATTCGGCACCGTTGTGTTCGACTGGGAGAGTTATTAATTGAGACAGGTGAAACCGTGCGAGCCCTCGCCAAAATGACAGGCTACTCGAAAAGTACAGTGCATAAGGATTTAACTGAGCGACTAGCGCAAATAAATGAGTCGCTCGCTCGCGAAGTAAAAGAAGTTTTATTGTACAATAAATCGATTCGGCATTTACGAGGTGGCGAGGCAACACGAAAGAAATGGGAGTCAAAACAAAAATAA
- a CDS encoding rod shape-determining protein, with the protein MFSKDIGIDLGTANVLIHVKGKGIVLNEPSVVAIDKKTNRVLAVGEEARQMVGRTPGNIVAIRPLKDGVIADFDITEAMLKHFINKLNVKGFLSKPRILICCPTNITSVEQKAIREAAEKSGGKKIYLEEEPKVAAIGAGMDIFQPSGNMVVDIGGGTTDVAVLSMGDIVTSESIKIAGDVFDNDILQYIKKEYKLLIGERTSEAIKITIGTVFPGGRNDSMDIRGRDMVTGLPRIITIQSDEIERALHESVAMIVQSAKNVLEKTPPELSADIIDRGVIITGGGALLHGMDQLLIEELKVPVFIAENPMDCVAIGTGIMLDNIDRAAGTKI; encoded by the coding sequence ATGTTTTCAAAGGATATTGGGATTGATTTAGGTACAGCGAACGTACTGATTCATGTGAAAGGAAAAGGAATTGTTTTAAATGAGCCTTCCGTAGTAGCAATTGATAAAAAAACAAATAGGGTGCTAGCAGTTGGTGAAGAGGCACGTCAAATGGTAGGACGTACACCAGGCAATATTGTAGCCATCCGCCCATTAAAAGACGGTGTGATTGCGGATTTTGATATTACAGAAGCAATGCTCAAGCATTTCATAAATAAATTAAATGTAAAAGGGTTTTTATCAAAGCCACGTATTTTAATTTGCTGTCCAACAAATATTACGAGTGTCGAGCAAAAGGCCATTCGTGAAGCAGCAGAAAAATCAGGTGGTAAAAAGATCTATTTAGAAGAAGAACCAAAAGTTGCGGCAATTGGTGCAGGCATGGATATTTTCCAACCAAGCGGGAATATGGTTGTTGATATTGGTGGTGGAACGACAGATGTTGCTGTACTATCAATGGGCGATATCGTTACGAGCGAATCAATAAAAATAGCTGGTGATGTATTCGACAATGACATCTTGCAATACATAAAGAAAGAATACAAGTTACTCATCGGTGAACGTACATCAGAGGCAATTAAAATAACAATCGGTACCGTCTTCCCAGGAGGCCGCAATGATTCAATGGACATCCGTGGGCGTGACATGGTGACAGGTTTACCAAGAATAATTACCATCCAATCCGATGAAATTGAGCGTGCTTTACATGAATCTGTAGCAATGATTGTGCAATCAGCGAAAAATGTCTTAGAAAAGACACCACCGGAACTTTCTGCAGACATTATTGACCGCGGCGTTATTATTACGGGCGGCGGTGCGCTGTTACACGGGATGGATCAGCTATTAATAGAAGAACTTAAGGTGCCAGTTTTTATCGCAGAAAACCCAATGGATTGTGTCGCAATTGGTACAGGCATCATGTTAGATAATATTGATCGTGCGGCAGGTACTAAAATTTAG
- a CDS encoding flagellar hook-basal body protein, with amino-acid sequence MFKGFYTVASGMIAQQRKTEILTNNMANANTPGFKADQSTIRSFPDMLMSAVKSTTLPTENGLTLSSASPIGALNTGVYLQETLANYTQGTIYSTNFSTDVALIDTAMPVDADSGSKGSIFFRLENPNGGEAYTRNGNFTLDGQGNLVNSNGLHVLSDTGERIQLANDNFQLTPEGAIYDENGVQVATIGVSFSANPDVLVKQDNGLFQTIDGTVLPTAYGQDGVVFAMQQSYLEGSNVDAARSMTELMTAYRAFEANQKVLQAYDKSMDKAVNEIGRV; translated from the coding sequence TTGTTTAAAGGATTTTATACAGTTGCATCTGGTATGATTGCCCAACAGCGTAAAACAGAAATTTTAACAAATAATATGGCTAATGCCAATACACCTGGGTTTAAAGCAGATCAGTCCACAATTCGGTCATTCCCGGATATGCTCATGTCAGCAGTGAAGTCCACGACACTCCCAACAGAAAATGGGCTCACTCTTTCTTCAGCATCTCCAATTGGCGCATTAAATACAGGTGTTTATTTACAAGAAACACTTGCAAATTATACACAAGGCACTATATATTCAACGAACTTTTCAACAGATGTAGCGTTAATCGATACGGCCATGCCAGTAGATGCTGATTCCGGTTCAAAGGGTTCGATTTTCTTCCGTCTGGAAAATCCAAACGGGGGAGAAGCTTATACGCGTAACGGGAACTTCACATTAGATGGTCAGGGCAACTTAGTAAACAGCAACGGCTTACATGTGTTATCGGATACAGGTGAACGTATTCAGCTAGCAAACGATAACTTCCAACTAACTCCAGAGGGTGCTATTTATGATGAGAATGGCGTACAAGTTGCAACAATTGGCGTTTCCTTCTCAGCCAACCCAGACGTTTTAGTGAAGCAAGATAACGGTCTTTTCCAAACGATTGATGGGACAGTATTACCAACAGCCTATGGACAAGATGGCGTAGTATTCGCGATGCAACAAAGCTACCTAGAAGGCTCTAATGTCGATGCTGCAAGATCAATGACAGAATTAATGACAGCTTACCGAGCTTTTGAAGCAAACCAAAAAGTATTGCAAGCATACGATAAAAGTATGGACAAAGCAGTAAATGAAATCGGACGAGTATAA
- a CDS encoding flagellar hook-basal body protein yields the protein MLRTMFTATNTLSQLQTQLDNISNNISNSNTTGYKTKQANFSEMLYQQYNTDKLDKTVRQSPVGIRYGVGAQISQIQANQSQGSLQMTDRDLDFALTKENQYFNVLMPEGEGTRTAYTRQGNFYVSPTDNGQVMLVNSDGYAVADSSGQPIFFPDNATGFTVDANGTLNVNYADGDTLKIELAITALQKPQAMEQLQGGTYIGLPGNLQELGLNEADILTDLQGINRSTVGIQIGALEMSNVDLSKEMTDLIAAQRSYQFNTRAVSIADQMLGLINGIR from the coding sequence ATGCTCCGTACAATGTTTACAGCAACGAATACACTGTCACAATTACAAACGCAATTAGACAATATTAGTAATAATATTTCTAACAGCAATACTACCGGCTATAAAACGAAGCAAGCTAATTTTTCTGAAATGCTTTACCAACAGTACAATACTGACAAACTGGACAAAACAGTTCGCCAATCACCAGTCGGCATACGCTATGGTGTAGGTGCACAAATTAGCCAAATTCAAGCAAATCAGTCACAAGGCTCACTCCAAATGACTGATCGTGATTTAGACTTTGCTCTTACAAAAGAAAACCAATACTTCAATGTCCTGATGCCAGAAGGTGAAGGCACGCGTACGGCATACACACGTCAAGGGAACTTCTACGTTTCGCCAACCGATAATGGACAAGTAATGCTTGTTAATAGTGATGGCTACGCGGTTGCTGATTCAAGTGGGCAACCTATTTTTTTTCCTGATAATGCTACTGGCTTTACTGTAGATGCTAATGGTACATTAAACGTGAACTATGCGGACGGCGATACACTAAAAATAGAGTTAGCCATCACCGCACTTCAAAAGCCACAAGCGATGGAGCAACTTCAAGGCGGTACGTATATTGGTCTACCCGGGAACCTGCAAGAGCTTGGACTAAATGAAGCAGATATTTTAACTGATTTACAGGGCATCAACCGGTCAACAGTTGGGATTCAAATCGGTGCGCTTGAAATGTCGAACGTTGATTTATCAAAGGAAATGACAGATTTAATTGCCGCACAGCGTTCTTATCAGTTCAATACACGTGCGGTTTCGATTGCAGATCAAATGCTAGGCTTAATTAATGGCATTCGCTAG
- a CDS encoding DNA-directed RNA polymerase subunit beta — protein sequence MTNELKGNEPQSEHENLEPKKKRSRAQEPSDKPTRWVQLRLIPIWLRIILVAVLFIVSAAIGMIVGYGYIGDGDPGDALKWSTWQHLLDIIEGIE from the coding sequence ATGACAAACGAGTTAAAAGGGAATGAACCACAATCGGAGCATGAGAACTTAGAACCGAAAAAGAAACGTAGTCGAGCACAAGAACCTTCAGACAAACCGACTCGCTGGGTACAACTCCGACTTATTCCAATCTGGCTACGTATTATTTTAGTTGCTGTCCTATTCATAGTGTCAGCAGCAATTGGGATGATCGTTGGTTATGGTTATATTGGCGATGGTGACCCAGGTGATGCACTAAAGTGGAGTACCTGGCAGCATTTACTTGATATTATTGAAGGAATAGAATAA
- the fabZ gene encoding 3-hydroxyacyl-ACP dehydratase FabZ, giving the protein MLSAEQIQAILPHRYPFLYVDRITELEDGKRAVGIKNVSINEDFFNGHFPGYPVMPGVLIVEALAQVGGVALLNAEQFKGRIVFLTGIDNCRFKRQVVPGDQLKLEVEFVKLRGQMGKGHGIATVDGELVCEVDILFAIGPVQPK; this is encoded by the coding sequence ATGTTAAGCGCAGAACAAATTCAAGCAATTTTACCGCATCGTTATCCATTTTTATACGTCGACCGTATTACGGAGCTAGAGGATGGAAAACGTGCAGTTGGAATCAAAAATGTATCAATTAACGAAGACTTTTTCAATGGACATTTTCCAGGCTATCCAGTAATGCCTGGCGTACTCATTGTAGAAGCGCTCGCACAAGTTGGCGGAGTGGCTCTTTTAAATGCGGAGCAATTTAAAGGGCGTATTGTTTTTTTAACAGGCATTGATAACTGCCGCTTTAAACGACAAGTCGTACCTGGAGACCAATTAAAACTAGAAGTAGAATTCGTAAAACTTCGTGGCCAAATGGGGAAAGGACATGGGATTGCGACAGTAGACGGCGAACTTGTTTGTGAAGTTGATATTTTGTTCGCAATCGGTCCTGTTCAACCAAAGTGA
- a CDS encoding YwpF family protein: protein MKMFKMLSFDMMTADGVQKFPLTDGIIINQENSHQLWILELFIPATYRDVFQRLLQSGELFHACAVITAPDNEPAPFAVVVSTIRDIGDHISVLLQGRLKPQPKKYAEQLLKQLLAEGLQHEELLKRFEHGMKERPTLKDN, encoded by the coding sequence ATGAAGATGTTTAAAATGCTGTCGTTTGATATGATGACCGCAGATGGTGTACAAAAATTCCCGTTAACGGATGGGATTATTATTAACCAAGAAAATAGTCATCAGCTTTGGATTTTAGAGCTTTTTATTCCAGCAACGTACCGCGACGTCTTTCAACGCTTGTTACAATCTGGGGAGTTATTTCATGCTTGTGCGGTTATTACTGCACCTGATAATGAGCCAGCTCCGTTTGCTGTTGTTGTCAGCACCATTCGGGACATCGGCGATCATATTTCAGTTTTATTGCAAGGTCGTTTGAAGCCACAGCCCAAAAAATATGCCGAGCAATTACTTAAACAACTTCTTGCAGAGGGCTTGCAACATGAGGAGCTACTGAAGCGCTTTGAACATGGGATGAAGGAACGACCAACCTTAAAAGACAATTAA
- a CDS encoding single-stranded DNA-binding protein, which yields MNQVGLVGRTTKDLVLRQLSDKKAQTSFVVAVNRNFRNNQGGIDADFVLCVAWGKLAERIVRYCGKGSLIGINGRLHSRTYINKANQKVYTTEVVVEDVRFYSLKSRGNDATHQLVTSDNVPEHFTLPDKEAELPILQI from the coding sequence ATGAATCAAGTCGGATTAGTCGGTCGGACGACAAAAGATCTCGTACTTCGACAGCTATCGGACAAAAAGGCCCAAACAAGCTTCGTCGTCGCAGTCAATCGCAACTTCCGAAACAATCAAGGCGGTATCGATGCAGATTTCGTGCTATGTGTTGCATGGGGAAAATTAGCCGAAAGAATCGTTCGCTACTGTGGAAAAGGATCATTAATCGGAATAAACGGGCGACTGCATTCTAGAACGTATATAAATAAAGCTAACCAAAAAGTATACACGACAGAAGTAGTCGTCGAGGACGTCCGATTTTATTCGCTCAAGTCACGTGGAAATGATGCTACACATCAGCTCGTCACAAGTGACAACGTGCCAGAACATTTTACGCTTCCCGACAAAGAAGCGGAACTACCAATTTTACAAATTTAA
- a CDS encoding DEAD/DEAH box helicase: protein MNKTFDKTMPFVKSLRLKITTIRPGLFSVMAVNDAGLILPPINWIPTLFFKYEANFYGLQASLEERDLTMTAAELLEVLSPAYKHPFIQTNAADEETQQLFEQIQQTLPYWTSEKLWDFAELTDGRFTFAMDNAELLTVATEQKLAAAGILTADVPALIPFFRNGGWPLQTERVIDGIKVSLRLSEPEEMEEMWLLETVLTGPTSAKLWTPAIRKRALPLEMALPEKWVHLAADIESLQHQILELMDLTDTDMFPTASTFIHVPMKDAHVRRFLRDELAKLQALGFDIILPAWLKELKQSKMRVRVSAGNASARKVAGLDDILTFKWQFSMNGEDMSAEQFRKLVEEKREFVRIGAEWFRIDANWMMEMRELMEQADEENWTVRELLFRELPETLTAPLEDDEEDAERDDPFFAFEMQNSLKEYIEQLHDKQGLPKVMVPSLLQAELRPYQQEGFEWLVFMREQKFGACLADDMGLGKTVQLITYLLYTIETLQEDKPTIIICPTSVVGNWQKELARFAPMLNVYTHYGSKRLKEVEFTTYLKEHKPHVILSTYGTVSQDAEFLQQVEWSTVTLDEAQNIKNMQTLQSRSIRKLQGIHHIALTGTPVENRLSELWAIFDFIHKGYLGSFGKFQEQFILPIERDESEQHKRILRTKIRPFLLRRTKRDPDLMLNLPDKQEIQEFCALTSEQAALYEGYIEDTLAQLEQMTGFEKKGRILKMLSKLKQLCNHPALYLKEPFDDAQTMLNRSVKLKRIVELAAGIVENGEQCLIFTQYIGMGNLLQHCLSEIYDIDVPFLTGSMPKQQRDRLVEAFQAGEFPIFLLSLKAGGTGLNLTAANHVLHADRWWNPAVENQATDRAYRIGQTQFVQVHKFITIGTIEEKIDKMITMKSALSEELIQSSQWLTELQNDELFDLMMLDTTVLK, encoded by the coding sequence ATGAACAAAACATTTGACAAGACAATGCCATTCGTAAAATCGCTACGCCTCAAAATCACCACGATTCGCCCCGGTCTTTTTTCTGTCATGGCGGTCAATGATGCAGGCTTAATTCTTCCACCAATTAACTGGATTCCTACGCTATTTTTTAAATATGAAGCGAATTTTTACGGACTTCAAGCATCACTTGAGGAACGAGATCTAACGATGACCGCTGCAGAGCTACTCGAAGTACTGTCCCCTGCTTATAAGCATCCGTTTATCCAAACAAATGCGGCAGACGAAGAGACACAGCAGCTATTTGAACAAATTCAGCAAACACTGCCGTACTGGACGAGTGAAAAGCTATGGGATTTTGCCGAGCTAACTGATGGACGTTTTACATTTGCAATGGACAATGCCGAATTATTAACGGTCGCGACTGAACAAAAGCTAGCCGCTGCAGGCATTTTAACCGCAGATGTACCAGCGCTTATCCCATTTTTCCGTAATGGTGGCTGGCCGCTACAAACGGAACGTGTCATTGATGGTATTAAAGTTTCACTACGTTTAAGCGAGCCCGAGGAAATGGAAGAAATGTGGCTGCTTGAAACGGTGCTCACAGGTCCTACCTCAGCGAAGCTTTGGACACCTGCCATTCGTAAGCGCGCACTGCCGCTTGAAATGGCGCTACCTGAAAAATGGGTACATTTAGCAGCAGATATTGAAAGCCTGCAGCACCAAATCTTAGAGCTGATGGACTTGACGGATACTGATATGTTTCCTACTGCTTCAACATTTATACATGTACCGATGAAGGATGCTCACGTACGTCGCTTTTTACGTGATGAGTTAGCAAAATTACAGGCGCTTGGCTTTGATATTATTTTGCCGGCATGGTTAAAAGAACTAAAACAGTCGAAAATGCGTGTCCGTGTGAGTGCAGGCAATGCTTCTGCGAGAAAGGTTGCTGGACTAGATGATATTTTAACGTTCAAATGGCAGTTCTCGATGAATGGAGAAGATATGTCCGCCGAGCAGTTCCGCAAGCTTGTTGAAGAAAAGCGTGAGTTTGTACGAATTGGTGCGGAATGGTTCCGTATTGATGCGAACTGGATGATGGAAATGCGCGAATTAATGGAACAAGCGGACGAGGAAAACTGGACGGTACGTGAATTACTGTTCCGTGAGCTTCCTGAAACGTTAACGGCACCGCTTGAAGATGACGAGGAAGATGCCGAACGCGATGACCCGTTTTTCGCTTTTGAAATGCAAAATTCTTTAAAAGAGTATATTGAGCAGCTACATGATAAGCAAGGCTTGCCTAAAGTGATGGTGCCAAGCTTACTGCAAGCAGAGCTCCGTCCATATCAGCAGGAAGGTTTTGAATGGCTAGTGTTTATGCGCGAGCAAAAGTTTGGCGCTTGTCTTGCTGATGATATGGGCCTTGGAAAAACTGTGCAGCTCATTACGTATTTACTGTATACCATTGAGACGCTACAGGAGGATAAGCCGACAATTATCATTTGTCCAACGTCCGTTGTAGGCAACTGGCAAAAAGAACTTGCTCGTTTTGCACCAATGTTAAATGTCTATACGCATTACGGCTCGAAGCGCTTAAAAGAAGTGGAATTCACTACCTATTTAAAAGAACATAAGCCACACGTTATTTTATCAACGTACGGAACCGTGTCACAAGATGCTGAGTTTTTACAGCAAGTCGAATGGTCAACCGTGACGCTCGATGAAGCACAAAATATTAAAAATATGCAAACGCTTCAATCTCGTTCGATCCGCAAGCTACAAGGCATTCACCATATTGCACTGACAGGAACGCCGGTAGAAAATCGTCTTTCTGAGCTATGGGCGATCTTTGACTTTATTCATAAAGGTTATCTAGGTAGCTTCGGCAAATTCCAGGAGCAGTTTATTTTACCCATTGAACGAGACGAGTCCGAACAGCATAAGCGCATTTTACGTACAAAAATTCGCCCGTTCTTACTGCGCCGTACGAAGCGTGATCCGGATTTAATGTTAAACTTGCCGGATAAACAGGAAATACAGGAGTTTTGTGCGCTAACGAGTGAACAGGCTGCGCTTTATGAAGGCTATATTGAAGATACGCTTGCACAGCTAGAGCAAATGACCGGTTTTGAAAAAAAGGGCCGTATTTTAAAGATGCTGAGTAAGTTAAAACAGCTATGTAATCATCCAGCTTTGTATTTAAAGGAGCCTTTTGATGATGCACAGACGATGCTGAACCGTTCTGTGAAGTTAAAGCGTATTGTTGAGCTCGCTGCAGGGATTGTTGAAAATGGTGAGCAATGTTTGATTTTCACGCAATATATTGGCATGGGCAATTTGCTTCAACATTGCTTGTCTGAGATTTATGATATTGACGTACCTTTTTTAACAGGTAGTATGCCCAAGCAGCAGCGCGATCGTTTGGTTGAAGCGTTCCAAGCTGGTGAGTTCCCGATTTTTCTTTTGTCATTAAAGGCTGGTGGGACGGGGCTGAATTTAACAGCTGCGAATCATGTGCTGCATGCGGATCGTTGGTGGAATCCGGCGGTAGAAAATCAGGCTACCGATCGCGCCTACCGAATTGGACAAACACAGTTCGTTCAAGTTCATAAATTTATTACAATCGGAACAATCGAGGAAAAAATTGATAAGATGATTACGATGAAATCTGCATTATCTGAGGAGCTTATTCAATCGAGTCAGTGGTTAACTGAGCTACAAAATGATGAGCTATTCGATTTGATGATGCTCGATACGACTGTGTTGAAATAA
- a CDS encoding SWIM zinc finger family protein, with protein sequence MGLSISEIARDNAMFIQQELEKYEQQLHPSSSEDIELVRRAVFSVRNKSILFDRFIPFSTVLYTIVQDVRAADVLVDFKRKQITCSCPQPDICRHQVGVILALYQYFGSVQDWSSTWRAKRSVQLNSLASDRSPESWQRMVDEVLSHLLKEDRRIESYLVASLVDAARTKLLRHMPFEREWQPLYKLFIELAMLNKVWAHLIKTSSPIESDYFQYFVDKSLETIASYVKELEARSRLFATDPFYDALQDMVLTLLLQEKGVPHLRLNIYLLFWSSVFTENKRITAELVALEGLRLVKTDIAIDTIPALFYVMLKNDEALEQVLTKVSPDNLDTFIAIARFSQKQSFIEASAQILKAVLPYLEQFIQQILQPMRRQMFTRSIDQLYAEIELTEEQELTLYSAFGKYGVQPFSEYLIRKKRFSDWAALHQLYPSSISYLDACGLKVVLAEAPEVTLPLYHYYAMDEVGQKSRMNYKQAVRIWRSMKSAAKKAGKMTFWHDYIQAVRQNYKRLRALQEEIEKSNLLT encoded by the coding sequence ATGGGATTATCAATTTCCGAAATTGCGCGTGACAATGCGATGTTTATTCAGCAAGAGCTCGAGAAATACGAGCAACAATTGCACCCATCTTCAAGTGAGGATATAGAACTCGTGCGACGGGCAGTTTTTTCTGTTCGTAATAAATCCATACTATTTGATCGTTTTATTCCATTTAGTACGGTGTTATATACCATTGTTCAAGATGTACGCGCTGCTGACGTGTTAGTTGATTTTAAGCGAAAGCAAATTACCTGTAGTTGTCCGCAACCAGACATTTGCCGTCATCAAGTAGGCGTCATATTAGCTCTGTATCAATATTTTGGTTCGGTGCAGGACTGGTCGAGTACATGGCGCGCGAAAAGAAGTGTGCAGCTGAATTCATTAGCGAGTGATCGTAGCCCCGAAAGTTGGCAGCGCATGGTCGATGAAGTGCTTAGCCATTTACTAAAAGAAGATCGCCGCATTGAGAGCTATTTAGTTGCTTCTTTAGTAGATGCAGCACGGACGAAGCTACTCCGTCATATGCCATTTGAACGTGAGTGGCAGCCATTGTATAAATTATTCATCGAGTTGGCAATGTTAAATAAAGTGTGGGCGCATTTGATTAAAACAAGTTCACCCATCGAATCGGATTATTTCCAGTATTTTGTTGATAAATCATTGGAAACGATTGCGTCCTACGTCAAAGAGCTGGAGGCAAGATCACGCTTGTTCGCAACGGATCCGTTTTATGATGCATTGCAGGACATGGTGCTTACCCTACTCCTTCAAGAAAAAGGAGTGCCTCATTTACGTCTAAATATATATTTGCTGTTTTGGTCGAGCGTCTTTACCGAAAACAAGCGAATTACGGCTGAACTTGTTGCGCTAGAAGGACTAAGACTGGTTAAAACGGATATTGCGATTGACACGATTCCTGCGTTGTTTTATGTGATGCTTAAAAACGACGAAGCGCTCGAGCAAGTATTAACGAAGGTTTCACCAGACAATTTGGACACATTTATTGCAATTGCGCGCTTTTCACAAAAACAGTCTTTCATAGAGGCCTCAGCACAAATTTTAAAAGCCGTTCTGCCGTATTTAGAACAGTTTATTCAGCAAATCTTACAGCCGATGCGACGCCAAATGTTTACGCGCTCAATTGATCAGCTGTATGCAGAGATTGAGCTAACGGAGGAACAGGAGCTGACGCTTTATTCGGCTTTTGGAAAGTACGGGGTACAGCCTTTTTCTGAGTATTTAATTCGCAAAAAGCGTTTTTCAGACTGGGCGGCGTTGCATCAGCTATACCCTTCGTCGATTTCGTACCTAGATGCATGCGGCTTGAAGGTTGTGCTTGCTGAAGCACCGGAAGTAACATTGCCGCTCTACCATTATTATGCGATGGATGAAGTTGGCCAAAAATCACGGATGAATTATAAGCAAGCTGTGCGAATTTGGAGGTCAATGAAGTCTGCAGCTAAAAAAGCAGGTAAAATGACGTTTTGGCATGATTATATTCAAGCCGTACGACAAAATTATAAACGACTCCGTGCATTGCAGGAGGAAATTGAAAAGAGTAATCTACTCACATAA